One genomic region from Deinococcus metalli encodes:
- a CDS encoding vWA domain-containing protein encodes MLEAKVHPHREFLLAQTAGQKLFLTLTVTPTAQAQAARPDLSVVFVVDTSGSMREVVTEPTGTTGRTTTVDGKKYEIVKGARNKLELLTEALNGIIQSDLLRPEDRLALVKFDDMADVLVPFTPATDTQRLLAGVERLDWYSGGTNMGLGMQAGAKLLQGETGSRRMVLLTDGQAFDAPVVEEQAGVLAGLQIPVTTVGVGDEVNTELLTLITDRTQGQPIDVVPDTDNPQPPAVRATELPLALLGDLKQAANEVVTNVALSVRTVKDVVLDRVTRVQPTQTEVARADGPLQLGNVEAGIGATYVLEFTLPARPAARMRLAQLGLTYQVPGANYRGELPPLDVVVEFTGNESMAARVDPAVMQWVQQRNIEGLVAQATREARSDPAQAAKTLELARSMTQRLGNGAMTQVLDRAIGELGSSKTISLGTAKTMRLGAKTQTLKTSDGTLPSDEDIRRMTGA; translated from the coding sequence ATGCTTGAGGCCAAGGTCCACCCCCACCGTGAGTTCCTGCTCGCCCAGACCGCCGGGCAGAAACTGTTCCTGACCCTGACCGTCACTCCCACCGCGCAGGCGCAGGCGGCCCGCCCGGACCTGAGCGTGGTGTTCGTGGTGGACACCAGCGGCTCCATGCGCGAGGTCGTGACCGAGCCCACCGGCACGACCGGCCGGACGACCACCGTGGACGGCAAGAAGTACGAGATCGTCAAGGGCGCGCGCAACAAGCTGGAACTGCTCACTGAGGCGCTGAACGGCATCATCCAGTCTGATCTGCTGCGCCCCGAAGACCGCCTGGCGCTGGTGAAGTTCGACGACATGGCGGACGTGCTCGTTCCCTTCACGCCCGCGACCGACACGCAGCGGCTGCTGGCCGGCGTGGAGCGGCTCGACTGGTACTCGGGCGGCACGAACATGGGCCTGGGCATGCAGGCCGGTGCCAAGCTGCTCCAGGGCGAGACCGGCAGCCGCCGCATGGTGCTGCTGACCGACGGGCAGGCCTTCGACGCGCCGGTCGTGGAGGAGCAGGCGGGCGTGCTGGCCGGGCTCCAGATTCCCGTGACGACGGTCGGCGTGGGCGACGAGGTCAACACCGAACTGCTGACCCTGATCACCGACCGCACGCAGGGCCAGCCCATCGACGTGGTGCCCGACACCGACAACCCGCAGCCGCCCGCCGTGCGCGCCACCGAGCTGCCGCTGGCGCTGCTGGGCGACCTGAAGCAGGCCGCGAACGAGGTCGTCACGAACGTCGCCCTGAGCGTCCGAACCGTCAAGGACGTGGTGCTCGACCGCGTGACGCGCGTGCAGCCCACCCAGACCGAGGTCGCCCGCGCCGACGGTCCCCTCCAGCTCGGGAACGTGGAGGCCGGCATCGGCGCGACGTACGTGCTGGAGTTCACGCTGCCCGCACGGCCCGCCGCCCGCATGCGGCTGGCGCAGCTGGGCCTGACGTATCAGGTGCCCGGCGCGAACTACCGCGGCGAGCTGCCCCCGCTGGACGTGGTCGTGGAGTTCACGGGCAATGAGTCGATGGCCGCCCGCGTCGATCCGGCGGTCATGCAGTGGGTACAGCAGCGCAACATCGAGGGTCTGGTCGCGCAGGCCACCCGCGAGGCGCGGAGCGATCCGGCGCAGGCCGCCAAGACCCTGGAACTGGCGCGCTCCATGACCCAGCGCCTCGGCAACGGCGCGATGACGCAGGTGCTCGACCGGGCCATCGGGGAACTGGGCAGTTCCAAAACCATCTCGCTGGGCACGGCCAAGACCATGCGGCTGGGCGCCAAGACCCAGACCCTCAAGACCTCGGACGGCACCCTGCCCTCGGACGAGGACATCCGGCGGATGACCGGCGCTTGA
- a CDS encoding GNAT family N-acetyltransferase, protein MSSVRSFVPSDAPGVAAVQVRNYRHDYAPLCPPGFWDGVGVEEQTGDWMTWLTDHPADVLLVARDGREVVGYVLARVHPFHGADAEVLALHVRPESRGHGHGAALLRAAVEALRGRGARSVGLGTLEGNPVRAWYAALGGQEVAVVEQDADGWPLREVVFVWPDTDALLDALR, encoded by the coding sequence CGCTCCTTCGTTCCTTCCGACGCGCCCGGCGTGGCGGCGGTGCAGGTTCGCAACTACCGCCACGACTACGCCCCCCTGTGCCCGCCGGGCTTCTGGGACGGCGTGGGTGTGGAGGAACAGACCGGCGACTGGATGACGTGGCTCACGGATCACCCGGCCGACGTGCTGCTCGTCGCGCGGGACGGCAGGGAGGTGGTGGGCTACGTTCTGGCACGGGTGCACCCATTCCACGGTGCGGACGCGGAGGTGCTGGCGCTGCACGTCCGGCCGGAGTCGCGCGGACACGGACACGGCGCGGCGCTGCTGCGGGCCGCAGTGGAGGCGCTGCGCGGGCGGGGCGCACGGAGCGTCGGTCTGGGCACGCTGGAGGGCAACCCGGTGCGCGCGTGGTACGCGGCGCTGGGCGGACAGGAGGTTGCCGTGGTGGAGCAGGACGCGGACGGCTGGCCGCTTCGCGAGGTCGTGTTCGTGTGGCCGGACACGGACGCGCTGCTGGACGCGCTGCGCTGA